A window of Streptomyces sp. NBC_01689 genomic DNA:
GAGGGAGACCGGCGCGCCGGCCTCCCGACCCTGCGAGGAGTGCATCGGGCCCACGCGCTGTCCCTGCCCTTCGAGAACCTGGAGCCGCTCTCCGGCGCCGCTCCCTCCCTCGCTCCCGCCGATCTGATGGCGAAGCTGGTCCGCAGCCCTCGCGGTGGCTACTGCTACGAGCACAACACCCTGCTGCGGCTGGCCCTGGAGGGGCTCGGTCTGACGGTGACCGGGCTGGCGGGCCGCGTGGTGCTCGGAGCGTCCAGCGTGGAGAGCAGGCCACGTACGCACATGATGCTGCGGGTGACGGTGCCCGGTGATCCGCGGCCGTATCTCGCGGACGTGGGCTTCGGCGCGGCCGGGGCACTGCTGGAGCCGGTCCCGCTGGTCACCGGTGAGGAGTTCGAGGGAGCGGGGCGGCGGCATCGGTTCGTACCCCTTCCGCACGCCGGTCCCCTGGAACTGTGGGCGCTCCAGGCGTACGACGGCGCCGTACGGGGCTGGGTGAGCCAGTACGCGTTCACTCTGGAGCCGTTCGCCGCCTCCGACTTCGAGGTGTTCAACTGGCACGTCGCCACCAACCCTCGTTCGCCCTTCACCCGGCGTCCCTACCTCCAGCGGACCACGGCCGAGCGGCAACTGGCCCTCGACGGCGCCGTGCTCGTCGAGACCCGCGCCGACGGCACGGTGAGCAGGCGTGACCTCACCGACGAGGCAGAGGCACGGCGCGTGGTGGAGGAGGAGTTCGGGATCGTCGTGCCCGAGGGCCTCACCCTGCTCGGCTGACCAACGTGGCGTGCCCGCGCGGAGCATGGGGTCCGGACGGTTGAACCTCGGCCGTGACGCACTTCGTTGAAGGCCCGTCCGGCAGCAGGACCCACTGCCCCCTCACCGCTTCGTTCCCGGACCACCGCATCGTTCGTCCATTGCTGCGGCGCCCCCCGGCGAGGCGATCAAGCCGGCCGGTAGCGCGGATCCACGGCCTGCGCGGGATCGCCGTCGTGGATGCGGGCCCACCGGACCGGCTCGATGCCCGGACAGTCGAACAGCCTCACCCCGGAACCGAGCATCACCGGCGCCAGATGCACACGGAACTCATCGACCAGACCCCGTTCCACGCACTGCCGTCTCGACCCCCGCATCGGCGTACTCGCCGTGGAATTCGGCCTGTTCGCCGGTCCAGGTCTCCTTGATCGCGGCCAACTGCTCATTCAGCGGTTCCCCCGCGTACGCGAGTCCGGGCCGGGCCGGTACCTTGCCGCCATGTGCATCTCAGCGGGCGAGGCCGCGTTCTCCGGCACGATCGTGTACTGCGGGCGGCACCACCACCCCGACCACGGACTCCTTCACGTCCTGGGCTATCAGAACACCGCCGCCAACCTGGCGGACGGCCCGAACGCCATGCTCCTGCACCTGCCCACCCGGCAGCTCACCCCACGCCATTTCCTCTCCGCCGGCCGCGCCGGGGACGTTCTGCAGCGCATGGTCGACACCGTCGAATCCGCCGCTGTCGCCGAGGAGGGAATCGCGTGGATGAGCGCGGCACCCCGGTCCGTCCAGGTCTTCGACCACGACGTGTACACGGTGATCCTGGCGGACGACCCCACGGCGGTGCCGGCCGCGCTGCTGCGGGTGCCACCGCAGCGACGTCCCGCTCTCGACCCGGAGCTCCTCCGCTTCTACGCCGACCACTTCCCCGACCACACCGTCGCCGTGTGCTGCTTCGACAACGCCGACGCGCGACGGGCCAAGCCCCTGCTGCTCTGGTACACCCCCCTCGACCCCGACCGGCTGACCGTGCCCGCGCTGGACGGTCACACCGGCGGGGCGCCGGACCTCGACTCCCCCGTGCCCGTGGACCACTGGGTCCTGTTCTCCACCGACCAGGCCCCCTCGGGCTGGGGCGCGCCCGTCGACCACCCCAAGGACATGCGCCATAACCTGCGCTCCTTCCTCCCCGCCGCCGTCGTGGGCCGGCATTTCGCCCCAGGCCGGGCGCTGCCCAACGGAGACTTCAGCATCAGCCACCACGACCTGCTCACCGGCGACCTCGACCGCGTCGAACGACTCCAGCCGACCCGCCGCTGACGACCCGCCGGCCGCCGACCGGCACGCACCCGCGGGCGTCGCTCACGACTCCCCACGAGGCGAGCGCCCCGCCCGGCGCGGCGTCCGGGAGCCGCCGCGGCGGCCGTCAGTGCCCCGCGCCGCGCGCGATGCGGTACAACACGCTTGGCCGCAAAGGCCCTTCGGGCGCGGTGGGATCCTCGAAGTCTTCGGCCGGATCCCTGGTCATACCGATGCGGCGCATCACCGCCTGCGAGCGGCGATCGGCGGCCGTCGTCACGGCGAGGTCCTCGCTCAGTGCGAGACCCCCGAAGCCGTGGGCCAGGACGGTCCGGGCGGCCTCGTAGGCGTAGCCGTGGCCCCAGGCCCGGCGGGCGAGCCGCCATCCGATCTCCACCCCCGTGAACGGCATGTCCTCCTCGACCTGGTCCAGGCCGGCGAAGCCGATGAACTCGCCCGTGGCCCACACCTCCAGCGCCCACCAGCCGTAGCCGCGCCGGTCGAACTCCTCCCCGAACGACGCCACGGAGGCATCGCTCTGTTCTCGGGTCAGCAGGTCTCCCAAGTGCTCGCGCACCTCGGGATCGGCGTTCATCTCCGCCCAGGGCGCGAGGTCGGAGTCACGCCATCGGCGCAGGAGGAGCCGGTCGGTACGCAGGTCCGACCTGCCGCCCAGCCAACGTGAGTCAGGGCTGCGCGGCAACGGCATTTGTCGGTCGCCGGCCAGGGTGACAAGTGCCGGAGCCACGGCCCGCACACCTCGACGGCGGTCAGACGTCGTGAGTCGCGTCGACCGTGACGTCCGGGCCGTCGGTGCAGTCGGTGCGGGCCGCGTGTCGGTGCCGTCGGCGGCGGTCGTGGCGGGCGTCCGGGTCAGCTCCTCGAGGGCGCGGTGACGGGCGGGCGACGCGGGAGCCCGTTCCGCGCCCGACGGGGCCGGTCATGCCCCCTACGCGGTCACGCGCCGGGCGGCGAGCACTCGATGCCGGGGACCTCCGTGGCCGTCGTGGCCGTCGCCGCCGACGAGGACGTCCGGCCGGACGTGGAGGCCGTGGGCTCGTCTCGCCCACGGGCGGTGTGGATCCTCAGCAGCCCTTCGATGCCGCGCAGCAGGGTCTCGCCGGCCAGGACGGGGTCGCCGAGGTAGCCGGCGCTCATCGCGCCGTCGCGGAGCATGACGAAGTGCCGCCCGGCGTGATCGGCCTGCGCGGCCGTGATCTCGGCGAACAGTCCGGTGACCGTCCGAAGGAACCACTCGCGGTGTTGCACGACGGCACGGTGAACCGGGTGTCCGGGATCGGGGAACTCCGCTGCCGCGTTGAGGAAGGCGCATCCGCGGTAGCCGGGCGAGCGGATCTGCTCGACCAGGGACGTGCCGATGCCCCGCAGGATGCCGTCGGTCGGCACGTCCGCGGCCATCAGGGCGCCGATCTGGGTGCGCACCGCGTGGTCGACGCCTTCGATGTAGGCGACGGCAAGGTCTTCCTTGCTGCGGAAGTGACGGTAGAAGGTGGCGTTGGTGATCTTCGATTCGGCGACCAGACGGTCGACGCCCACCGTGTGGATGCCTTCCGCGTAGAAGAGCTGCCCGGCGGTCCTCAGGAGCCGCTCCCGGGCTTCCGAGACTCTCCTGCCGGTGCCTGTACCGTCCGCCGTCCGTGTCATACCTCCATGATAGCGGGTAGAACGCTCTCTCTTGTTTTCGGGGAGGGGATGTGCCAGGCTCCAAACA
This region includes:
- a CDS encoding arylamine N-acetyltransferase family protein, coding for MDATDRFDLDAYLERIGWEGDRRAGLPTLRGVHRAHALSLPFENLEPLSGAAPSLAPADLMAKLVRSPRGGYCYEHNTLLRLALEGLGLTVTGLAGRVVLGASSVESRPRTHMMLRVTVPGDPRPYLADVGFGAAGALLEPVPLVTGEEFEGAGRRHRFVPLPHAGPLELWALQAYDGAVRGWVSQYAFTLEPFAASDFEVFNWHVATNPRSPFTRRPYLQRTTAERQLALDGAVLVETRADGTVSRRDLTDEAEARRVVEEEFGIVVPEGLTLLG
- a CDS encoding dihydrofolate reductase family protein — encoded protein: MSSWPRSRRPGPANRPNSTASTPMRGSRRQCVERGLVDEFRVHLAPVMLGSGVRLFDCPGIEPVRWARIHDGDPAQAVDPRYRPA
- a CDS encoding GNAT family N-acetyltransferase — encoded protein: MPLPRSPDSRWLGGRSDLRTDRLLLRRWRDSDLAPWAEMNADPEVREHLGDLLTREQSDASVASFGEEFDRRGYGWWALEVWATGEFIGFAGLDQVEEDMPFTGVEIGWRLARRAWGHGYAYEAARTVLAHGFGGLALSEDLAVTTAADRRSQAVMRRIGMTRDPAEDFEDPTAPEGPLRPSVLYRIARGAGH
- a CDS encoding TetR/AcrR family transcriptional regulator, whose amino-acid sequence is MTRTADGTGTGRRVSEARERLLRTAGQLFYAEGIHTVGVDRLVAESKITNATFYRHFRSKEDLAVAYIEGVDHAVRTQIGALMAADVPTDGILRGIGTSLVEQIRSPGYRGCAFLNAAAEFPDPGHPVHRAVVQHREWFLRTVTGLFAEITAAQADHAGRHFVMLRDGAMSAGYLGDPVLAGETLLRGIEGLLRIHTARGRDEPTASTSGRTSSSAATATTATEVPGIECSPPGA